One Prinia subflava isolate CZ2003 ecotype Zambia chromosome 8, Cam_Psub_1.2, whole genome shotgun sequence DNA window includes the following coding sequences:
- the MUC16 gene encoding mucin-16, with product MPGQVTTEATEEPAVATTVLAETSSSAPGTRPTSASTSALPVSSTLEITSPALTTTTPSTSTVLPTASTAAGQVTSTAESTTVSSPTSPEGTTLAVQSTSQPQSTASASSARPRTSPLVTTSTGIFSRVESSSTSPSVTNSHQVFSTFNTFTTETSHTSSLGLSSTTELETTGIPHSSLGFKHTSTQPPTRTPANLERFTVNFTITNLPYSSDLENPDSARFKATQKVMKTLLDNLLKESSIGPDFHGCVTTAFRPGSHRDETRVDAVCTYSKEPWAAPLDRVGLYHQVSNKTRGITQLGPYSLDKDSLYVNGYNEQPVLTTPTQLPTTTAAISLERFTVNFTITNLPYSSDLENPDSAKFKATQKVMNTLLDRLLKESSIGPTFQGCETTDFRPGTHRDETRVDAVCTYSKEPWAAPLDRVGLYHQVSNKTRGITQLGPYSLDKDSLYVNGYNEQPLLTTPTQPPTTTAAALEHFTINFTITNLPYSSDLENPDSARLRATQRVMNTLLDRLLKESSIGPVFQGCETTDFRPGSHRDETRVDAVCTYSKEPWAAPLDRVGLYHQVSNKTRGITQLGPYSLDKDSLYVNGYNEQPVLTTPTQPPTTTAAALEHFTVNFTITNLPYSSDLENPDSAKFRATRKVMNTLLDRLLKESSIGPVFQGCETTDFRPGSHRDETRVDAVCTYSKEPWAAPLDRVGLYHQVSNKTRGITQLGPYSLDKDSLYVNGYNEQPVLTTPTQPSTSAISLEHFTVNFTITNLPYTSDLENPDSARFRATQRVMNTLLDRLLKESSIGPVFQGCETTDFRPGSHRDETRVDAVCTYSKEPWAAPLDRVGLYHQVSNKTRGITQLGPYSLDKDSLYVNGYNEQPVLTSEYLTGVGWDQKPTCAQLGPTLRHLHLSMQISDTLALALYHSIFVLFPAPTQPPTTTAAALEHFTVNFTITNLPYSSDLENPDSAKFRATRRVMNMMLNRLLKESSIGPVFQGCETDFRPGSHRDETRVDAVCTYSKEPWAAPLDRVGLYHQVSNKTRGITQLGPYSLDKDSLYVNGYNEQPVLTTPTQPSTSAISLEHFTVNFTITNLPYTSDLENPDSARFRATQRVMNTLLDRLLKESSIGPVFQGCETTDFRPGSHRDETRVDAVCTYSKEPWAAPLDRVGLYHQVSNKTRGITQLGPYSLDKDSLYVNGYNEQPVLTTPTNAPTTTAAALERFTINFTTTNLPYSSELENPDSAKFKATQKVMNTLLDRLLKESSIGPAFQGCETTDFRPGSHRDETRVDAVCTYSKEPWAAPLDRVGLYHQVSNKTRGITQLGPYSLDKDSLYVNGYNEQPVLTTPTQPPTTTAAALERFTINFTITNLPYSSDLENPDSAKFRATRKVMNTLLDRLLKESSIGPVFQGCETTDFRPGSHRDETRVDAVCTYSKEPWAAPLDRVGLYHQVSNKTRGITQLGPYSLDKDSLYVNGYNEQPVLTTPTQPLTTTAAALERFTVNFTITNLPYSSDLENPDSAKFRATRRVMNMMLDRLLKKSSIGPAFQGCETTNFRPGSHRDETRVDAVCTYSKEPWAAPLDRVGLYHQVSNKTRGITQLGPYSLDKDSLYVNGYNEQPVLTSEQTSDTLALALCHSIFVLFPAPTQPPTTTAAALEHFTVNFTITNLPYSSDLENPDSAKFRATRKVMNTLLDRLLKESSIGPVFQGCETTDFRPGSHRDETRVDAVCTYSKEPWAAPLDRVGLYHQVSNKTRGITQLGPYSLDKDSLYVNGYNEQPVLTTPTHPPTTTAAISLEHFTVNFTITNLPYSSDLENPDSAKFRATRRVMNMMLDRLLKESSIGPAFQGCETTNFRPGSHRDETRVDAVCTYSKEPWAAPLDRVGLYHQVSNKTRGITQLGPYSLDKDSLYVNGYNEQPLLTTPTQPPTTTAAALKHFTVNFTITNLPYSSDLENPDSAKFRATRKVMNTLLDRLLKESSIGPVFQGCETTDFRPGSHRDETRVDAVCTYSKEPWAAPLDRVGLYHQVSNKTRGITQLGPYSLDKDSLYVNGYNEQPLLTTHTNAPTTTAAALEHFTVNFTTTNLPYSSELENPDSAKFKATQKVMNTLLDRLLKESSIGPAFQGCETTDFRPGSHRDETRVDAVCTYSKEPWAAPLDRVGLYHQVSNKTRGITQLGPYSLDKDSLYVNGYNEQPLLTTPTHPPTTAAISPEHFTVNFTITNLPYSSDLENPDSAKFRATRRVMNMMLDRLLKESSIGPAFQGCETTNFRPGSHRDETRVDAVCTYSKEPWAAPLDRVGLYHQVSNKTRGITQLGPYSLDKDSLYVNGYNEQPVLTSEQGSCLSFPMQTGTITRPLYLCRPISDTLALALCYSIFVLFPAPTHPSTTTAAALEHFTVNFTTTNLPYSSDLENPDSAKFRATRRVMNMMLDRLLKESSIGPAFHGCEATDFSLKGKTVQRRVLKEVAVFCRPGSHRDETRVDAVCTYSKEPWAAPLDRVGLYHQVSNKTRGITQLGPYSLDKDSLYVNGYNEQPMLTTPTHPSTTTAAISLEHFTVNFTITNLPYSSDLENPDSAKFRATRRVMNLMLDRLLKESSIGPAFQGCETTDFRPGSHRDETRVDAVCTYSKEPWAAPLDRVGLYHQVSNKTRGITQLGPYSLDKDSLYVNGHHEVQPGLSADQSTQPLAPAVKNFTLNFTITNLQFSADLQNPSSRRFKSTEKVMYHYVDPLLQRSSIGPAYIGCKVMAFRSTKNRDDTGVDAMCSYRDEPSDPKFNRTTVYRELSKMTSGITKLGHYSLNSQSLYVNGYNEAHSLSSVKSTTTQSPGATTEHFTLNLTITNLMFTTDLQTPNSRKFRSTEKIMKHYIDSLLQKSSIGPHFTGCKVMGFGPEKNRDSTGVDTTCSYRKDSQVPKFNPAEVYQELKGMTSGITKLGIYSLDKKSLYVNGYNEPLERAPRSTTAAPKPTSRNFTLNFTLTNLRYTADLAAPNSRRFLSTVKVMNHYLDPLFKRSSISSAYTGCKAMRFRSGRHRDDTKVDAVCSYRDNASLARFDREKLYQELSTMTNNVTKLGHYSLDSSSLYVDGFTLTGTAATKKPLLTAAKQGYRLSFRIVNENLTNPDSQSPEYRAAVESITNKMNHLYRQSDLRDQFLTCRITRLRPGSIVVDCQCFFQPHPNISRAVVERTFQDRTSNPTGLWLGSSYRLQEFSVDTLELSVEAATHKTPLESGKENFGLNFRISNLPYSPELQDASSQMYQENKEKIEKELEVFRNSHLKDQFVGCTVERFGPVHGKGHTEVASICKFTPDPLSGSLQEQEVFEELKLLTQGFTRLGPSYELEKQSLEVEGYSPLKTDEPEPTRSELQFWAIILICLFTLLGFILLLLLCFLVLSCLRRKSHLYQVQQGLYGLYFPHLSTGKVH from the exons GCCAGGCAGTCACAGGGACGAGACCCGGGTGGACGCCGTGTGCACCTACAGCAAGGAGCCCTGGGCTGCGCCTTTGGACAGGGTGGGGCTGTACCACCAAGTGAGCAACAAGACCAGAGGCATCACCCAGCTGGGCCCCTACAGCCTGGACAAGGACAGCCTCTACGTCAACG gaTACAACGAGCAGCCAGTGCTGACCA CTCCCACCCAGCTGCCAACAACAACAGCTGCCATTTCCCTTGAGCGTTTCACTGTCAACTTCACCATCACCAACCTCCCCTACTCCTCCGACCTGGAGAATCCTGACTCAGCCAAGTTCAAAGCTACACAGAAGGTTATGAACACTCTG CTCGACCGCCTGCTGAAGGAAAGCAGCATTGGCCCTACGTTCCAAGGATGTGAAACAACAGACTTCAG GCCGGGCACTCACAGGGACGAGACCCGGGTGGACGCCGTGTGCACCTACAGCAAGGAGCCCTGGGCTGCGCCTTTGGACAGGGTGGGGCTGTACCACCAAGTGAGCAACAAGACCAGAGGCATCACCCAGCTGGGCCCCTACAGCCTGGACAAGGACAGCCTCTACGTCAACG gaTACAACGAGCAGCCACTGCTGACCA CTCCTACCCAGCCGCCAACAACAACAGCTGCTGCCCTTGAGCATTTCACCATCAACTTCACCATCACCAACCTCCCCTACTCCTCCGACCTGGAGAATCCTGACTCGGCCAGGTTAAGAGCTACACAAAGGGTTATGAACACTCTG CTTGACCGCCTGCTGAAGGAGAGCAGCATTGGCCCTGTTTTCCAAGGATGTGAGACAACAGACTTCAG GCCAGGCAGTCACAGGGACGAGACCCGGGTGGACGCCGTGTGCACCTACAGCAAGGAGCCCTGGGCTGCGCCTTTGGACAGGGTGGGGCTGTACCACCAAGTGAGCAACAAGACCAGAGGCATCACCCAGCTGGGCCCCTACAGCCTGGACAAGGACAGCCTCTACGTCAACG gaTACAACGAGCAGCCAGTGCTGACCA CTCCCACCCAGCCGCCAACAACAACAGCTGCTGCCCTTGAGCATTTCACCGTCAACTTCACCATCACCAACCTCCCCTACTCTTCCGACCTGGAGAATCCTGACTCGGCCAAGTTCAGAGCTACACGGAAGGTTATGAACACTCTG CTTGACCGCCTGCTGAAGGAGAGCAGCATTGGCCCTGTTTTCCAAGGATGTGAGACAACAGACTTCAG GCCAGGCAGTCACAGGGACGAGACCCGGGTGGACGCCGTGTGCACCTACAGCAAGGAGCCCTGGGCTGCGCCTTTGGACAGGGTGGGGCTGTACCACCAAGTGAGCAACAAGACCAGAGGCATCACCCAGCTGGGCCCCTACAGCCTGGACAAGGACAGCCTCTACGTCAACG gaTACAACGAGCAGCCAGTGCTGACCA CTCCCACCCAACCATCAACATCAGCCATTTCCCTTGAGCATTTCACCGTCAACTTCACCATCACCAACCTCCCCTACACATCAGACCTGGAGAATCCTGACTCGGCCAGGTTCAGAGCTACTCAAAGGGTTATGAACACTCTG CTTGACCGCCTGCTGAAGGAAAGCAGCATTGGCCCTGTTTTCCAAGGATGTGAGACAACAGACTTCAG GCCAGGCAGTCACAGGGACGAGACCCGGGTGGACGCCGTGTGCACCTACAGCAAGGAGCCCTGGGCTGCGCCTTTGGACAGGGTGGGGCTGTACCACCAAGTGAGCAACAAGACCAGAGGCATCACCCAGCTGGGCCCCTACAGCCTGGACAAGGACAGCCTCTACGTCAACG gaTACAACGAGCAGCCAGTGCTGACCAGTGAGTACCTCACAGGAGTGGGATGGGATCAGAAACCCACATGCGCTCAGCTGGGACCTACCCTGAG ACATCTGCACTTGTCCATGCAGATCTCTGACACCTTGGCTCTTGCCCTTTATCACTCcatatttgtgctttttccagCTCCCACTCAGCCGCCAACAACAACAGCTGCTGCCCTTGAGCATTTCACCGTCAACTTCACCATCACCAACCTCCCCTACTCTTCCGACCTGGAGAATCCTGACTCGGCCAAGTTCAGAGCTACTCGAAGGGTTATGAACATGATG CTCAACCGCCTGCTGAAGGAGAGCAGCATTGGCCCTGTTTTCCAAGGATGTGAAACAGACTTCAG GCCAGGCAGTCACAGGGACGAGACCCGGGTGGACGCCGTGTGCACCTACAGCAAGGAGCCCTGGGCTGCGCCTTTGGACAGGGTGGGGCTGTACCACCAAGTGAGCAACAAGACCAGAGGCATCACCCAGCTGGGCCCCTACAGCCTGGACAAGGACAGCCTCTACGTCAACG gaTACAACGAGCAGCCAGTGCTGACCA CTCCCACCCAACCATCAACATCAGCCATTTCCCTTGAGCATTTCACCGTCAACTTCACCATCACCAACCTCCCCTACACATCAGACCTGGAGAATCCTGACTCGGCCAGGTTCAGAGCTACTCAAAGGGTTATGAACACCCTG CTTGACCGCCTGCTGAAGGAAAGCAGCATTGGCCCTGTTTTCCAAGGATGTGAGACAACAGACTTCAG GCCAGGCAGTCACAGGGACGAGACCCGGGTGGACGCCGTGTGCACCTACAGCAAGGAGCCCTGGGCTGCGCCTTTGGACAGGGTGGGGCTGTACCACCAAGTGAGCAACAAGACCAGAGGCATCACCCAGCTGGGCCCCTACAGCCTGGACAAGGACAGCCTCTACGTCAACG gaTACAACGAGCAGCCAGTGCTGACCA CTCCCACCAATGCACCAACAACAACAGCTGCTGCCCTTGAGCGCTTCACCATCAACTTCACCACCACCAACCTCCCCTACTCTTCCGAGCTGGAGAATCCTGACTCAGCCAAGTTCAAAGCTACACAGAAGGTTATGAACACTCTG CTCGACCGCCTGCTGAAGGAAAGCAGCATTGGCCCTGCTTTCCAAGGATGTGAAACAACAGACTTCAG GCCAGGCAGTCACAGGGACGAGACCCGGGTGGACGCCGTGTGCACCTACAGCAAGGAGCCCTGGGCTGCGCCTTTGGACAGGGTGGGGCTGTACCACCAAGTGAGCAACAAGACCAGAGGCATCACCCAGCTGGGCCCCTACAGCCTGGACAAGGACAGCCTCTACGTCAACG gaTACAACGAGCAGCCAGTGCTGACCA CTCCCACCCAGCCGCCAACAACAACAGCTGCTGCCCTTGAGCGCTTCACCATCAACTTCACCATCACCAACCTCCCCTACTCTTCCGACCTGGAGAATCCTGACTCGGCCAAGTTCAGAGCTACACGGAAGGTTATGAACACTCTG CTCGACCGCCTGCTGAAGGAAAGCAGCATTGGCCCTGTTTTCCAAGGATGTGAGACAACAGACTTCAG GCCAGGCAGTCACAGGGACGAGACCCGGGTGGACGCCGTGTGCACCTACAGCAAGGAGCCCTGGGCTGCGCCTTTGGACAGGGTGGGGCTGTACCACCAAGTGAGCAACAAGACCAGAGGCATCACCCAGCTGGGCCCCTACAGCCTGGACAAGGACAGCCTCTACGTCAACG gaTACAACGAGCAGCCAGTGCTGACCA CTCCTACCCAGCCACTAACAACAACAGCTGCTGCCCTTGAGCGCTTCACTGTCAACTTCACCATCACCAACCTCCCCTACTCTTCTGACCTGGAGAATCCTGACTCGGCCAAGTTCAGAGCTACTCGAAGGGTTATGAACATGATG CTCGACCgcctgctgaagaaaagcagcattggCCCTGCTTTCCAAGGATGTGAGACAACAAATTTCAG GCCAGGCAGTCACAGGGACGAGACCCGGGTGGACGCCGTGTGCACCTACAGCAAGGAGCCCTGGGCTGCGCCTTTGGACAGGGTGGGGCTGTACCACCAAGTGAGCAACAAGACCAGAGGCATCACCCAGCTGGGCCCCTACAGCCTGGACAAGGACAGCCTCTACGTCAACG gaTACAACGAGCAGCCAGTGCTGACCAGTGA GCAGACCTCTGACACCTTGGCTCTTGCCCTTTGTCACTCcatatttgtgctttttccagCTCCCACTCAGCCGCCAACAACAACAGCTGCTGCCCTTGAGCATTTCACCGTCAACTTCACCATCACCAACCTCCCCTACTCTTCCGACCTGGAGAATCCTGACTCGGCCAAGTTCAGAGCTACACGGAAGGTTATGAACACTCTG CTCGACCGCCTGCTGAAGGAGAGCAGCATTGGCCCTGTTTTCCAAGGATGTGAGACAACAGACTTCAG GCCAGGCAGTCACAGGGACGAGACCCGGGTGGACGCCGTGTGCACCTACAGCAAGGAGCCCTGGGCTGCGCCTTTGGACAGGGTGGGGCTGTACCACCAAGTGAGCAACAAGACCAGAGGCATCACCCAGCTGGGCCCCTACAGCCTGGACAAGGACAGCCTCTACGTCAACG gaTACAACGAGCAGCCAGTGCTGACCA CTCCCACCCATCCACCAACAACAACAGCTGCCATTTCCCTTGAGCATTTCACTGTGAACTTCACCATCACCAACCTCCCCTACTCTTCCGACCTGGAGAATCCTGACTCAGCCAAGTTCAGAGCTACTCGAAGGGTTATGAACATGATG CTCGACCGCCTGCTGAAGGAAAGCAGCATTGGCCCTGCTTTCCAAGGATGTGAGACAACAAATTTCAG GCCAGGCAGTCACAGGGACGAGACCCGGGTGGACGCCGTGTGCACCTACAGCAAGGAGCCCTGGGCTGCGCCTTTGGACAGGGTGGGGCTGTACCACCAAGTGAGCAACAAGACCAGAGGCATCACCCAGCTGGGCCCCTACAGCCTGGACAAGGACAGCCTCTACGTCAACG gaTACAACGAGCAGCCACTGCTGACCA CTCCCACCCAGCCGCCAACAACAACAGCTGCTGCCCTGAAGCATTTCACCGTCAACTTCACCATCACCAACCTCCCCTACTCTTCCGACCTGGAGAATCCTGACTCGGCCAAGTTCAGAGCTACACGGAAGGTTATGAACACTCTG CTCGACCGCCTGCTGAAGGAGAGCAGCATTGGCCCTGTTTTCCAAGGATGTGAGACAACAGACTTCAG GCCAGGCAGTCACAGGGACGAGACCCGGGTGGACGCCGTGTGCACCTACAGCAAGGAGCCCTGGGCTGCGCCTTTGGACAGGGTGGGGCTGTACCACCAAGTGAGCAACAAGACCAGAGGCATCACCCAGCTGGGCCCCTACAGCCTGGACAAGGACAGCCTCTACGTCAACG gaTACAACGAGCAGCCACTGCTGACCA CTCACACCAATGCACCAACAACAACAGCTGCTGCCCTTGAGCATTTCACCGTCAACTTCACCACCACCAACCTCCCCTACTCTTCCGAGCTGGAGAATCCTGACTCAGCCAAGTTCAAAGCTACACAGAAGGTTATGAACACTCTG CTCGACCGCCTGCTGAAGGAAAGCAGCATTGGCCCTGCTTTCCAAGGATGTGAAACAACAGACTTCAG GCCAGGCAGTCACAGGGACGAGACCCGGGTGGACGCCGTGTGCACCTACAGCAAGGAGCCCTGGGCTGCGCCTTTGGACAGGGTGGGGCTGTACCACCAAGTGAGCAACAAGACCAGAGGCATCACCCAGCTGGGCCCCTACAGCCTGGACAAGGACAGCCTCTACGTCAACG gaTACAACGAGCAGCCACTGCTGACCA CTCCCACCCATCCACCAACAACAGCTGCCATTTCCCCTGAGCATTTCACTGTCAACTTCACCATCACCAACCTCCCCTACTCTTCCGACCTGGAGAATCCTGACTCAGCCAAGTTCAGAGCTACTCGAAGGGTTATGAACATGATG CTCGACCGCCTGCTGAAGGAAAGCAGCATTGGCCCTGCTTTCCAAGGATGTGAGACAACAAATTTCAG GCCAGGCAGTCACAGGGACGAGACCCGGGTGGACGCCGTGTGCACCTACAGCAAGGAGCCCTGGGCTGCGCCTTTGGACAGGGTGGGGCTGTACCACCAAGTGAGCAACAAGACCAGAGGCATCACCCAGCTGGGCCCCTACAGCCTGGACAAGGACAGCCTCTACGTCAACG gaTACAACGAGCAGCCAGTGCTGACCAGTGA GCAGGGATCGTGCCTGTCTTTCCCCATGCAGACTGGAACTATCACAAGACCTCTGTACTTGTGCAGGCCCATCTCTGACACCTTGGCTCTTGCCCTTTGTTACTCcatatttgtgctttttccagCTCCCACCCATCCATCAACAAcaacagctgctgccctggagcaTTTCACCGTCAACTTCACCACCACCAACCTCCCCTACTCTTCCGACCTGGAGAATCCTGACTCGGCCAAGTTCAGAGCTACTCGGAGGGTTATGAACATGATG CTTGACCGCCTGCTGAAGGAAAGCAGCATTGGCCCTGCTTTCCATGGTTGTGAAGCAACTGACTTCAG CCTTAAAGGGAAAACTGTGCAGAGGAGGGTTCTGAAGGAGGTTGCTGTGTTTTGCAGGCCAGGCAGTCACAGGGACGAGACCCGGGTGGACGCCGTGTGCACCTACAGCAAGGAGCCCTGGGCTGCGCCTTTGGACAGGGTGGGGCTGTACCACCAAGTGAGCAACAAGACCAGAGGCATCACCCAGCTGGGCCCCTACAGCCTGGACAAGGACAGCCTCTACGTCAACG gaTACAACGAGCAGCCAATGCTGACCA CTCCCACCCATCCATCAACAACAACAGCTGCCATTTCCCTTGAGCATTTCACTGTGAACTTCACCATCACCAACCTCCCCTACTCTTCCGACCTGGAGAATCCTGACTCGGCCAAGTTCAGAGCTACACGAAGGGTTATGAACTTGATG CTCGACCGCCTGCTGAAGGAAAGCAGCATTGGCCCTGCTTTCCAAGGATGTGAAACAACCGACTTCAG GCCAGGCAGTCACAGGGACGAGACCCGGGTGGACGCCGTGTGCACCTACAGCAAGGAGCCCTGGGCTGCGCCTTTGGACAGGGTGGGGCTGTACCACCAAGTGAGCAACAAGACCAGAGGCATCACCCAGCTGGGCCCCTACAGCCTGGACAAGGACAGCCTCTACGTCAACG GTCATCATGAAGTGCAGCCTGGACTAT CTGCTGATCAAAGCACCCAACCTCTGGCACCAGCAGTAAAGAACTTCACCCTGAACTTCACCATAACCAACCTCCAGTTCAGTGCAGATCTGCAGAATCCCAGTTCCAGGAGATTCAAGTCAACAGAAAAAGTCATGTACCACTAT GTTGATCCTTTACTCCAAAGGAGCAGCATTGGCCCAGCTTACATTGGCTGCAAAGTAATGGCATTCAG GTCCACGAAGAACAGGGATGACACAGGAGTAGATGCTATGTGCAGCTACAGGGATGAGCCTTCAGATCCCAAATTCAACAGAACAACTGTTTACCGTGAGCTGAGCAAAATGACCAGTGGCATCACCAAGCTGGGACACTACAGCCTCAACAGCCAGAGCCTCTACGTCAATG GTTACAATGAAGCTCACAGTCTATCCT CAGTAAAATCAACCACCACACAAAGCCCAGGGGCAACCACGGAGCACTTCACCCTGAACCTCACCATAACCAACCTCATGTTCACCACAGACCTGCAGACACCAAACTCCCGCAAATTCCGCTCCACCgagaaaataatgaaacacTAC ATTGACTCCCTGCTTCAGAAGAGCAGCATTGGCCCTCATTTCACTGGCTGCAAAGTGATGGGATTCGG GCCTGAGAAGAACAGGGATAGCACAGGAGTGGACACCACCTGCAGCTACAGAAAGGACTCCCAGGTGCCCAAGTTTAACCCAGCTGAGGTTTACCAAGAGCTGAAGGGAATGACAAGTGGCATCACCAAGCTGGGAATCTACAGCCTGGACAAAAAGAGCCTCTATGTCAATG GTTACAACGAACCCCTTGAGAGAGCAC CCCGGAGCACCACAGCTGCACCAAAACCAACATCCAGGAATTTCACACTTAACTTCACCTTGACCAACCTCCGCTACACTGCAGACCTGGCTGCCCCAAATTCCCGCAGGTTCCTCTCCACGGTGAAAGTTATGAACCACTAC CTTGACCCTCTTTTCAAGAGGAGCAGCATAAGCTCTGCCTACACAGGATGTAAAGCCATGAGATTTAG GTCTGGAAGGCACAGGGATGACACCAAAGTGGACGCTGTGTGCAGCTACAGGGACAATGCCAGCCTGGCCAGGTTTGACAGAGAAAAGCTTTACCAGGAGCTGAGCACCATGACAAACAACGTCACCAAACTGGGCCACTACAgcctggacagcagcagcctgtaCGTCGATG GTTTCACCctcacaggcacagctgccacCAAAAAGCCTCTCCTGACTGCAGCCAAACAGGGCTACAGGCTGAGCTTTAGAATAGTCAATGAAAACCTCACCAACCCTGACTCTCAGTCTCCAGAATACAGAGCAGCAGTAGAAAGCATCACCAACAAG atgaATCACTTGTACCGTCAGAGCGACCTGAGGGACCAGTTCTTGACCTGCAGGATCACCAGGCTGAG GCCTGGATCCATAGTGGTGGACTGCCAGTGCTTCTTCCAGCCCCACCCCAACATCAGCAGGGCCGTGGTTGAAAGGACTTTCCAGGACAGGACCTCCAACCCCacggggctgtggctggggagcagctaCCGACTGCAGGAATTCTCCGTGGACA CCTTGGAACTCTCAGTTGAGGCAGCAACTCACAAGACACCCCTCGAGTCCGGCAAGGAAAACTTCGGATTAAATTTCCGAATCTCCAACCTTCCCTACTCGCCAGAACTGCAGGATGCCAGCTCCCAGATGTACCAAGAGAACAAAGAGAAGATTGAGAAAGAG CTCGAGGTATTCAGGAACAGCCACCTCAAGGACCAATTTGTTGGCTGCACAGTGGAGAGATTTGG GCCTGTCCACGGCAAAGGACACACAGAGGTTGCCTCAATCTGCAAATTCACCCCGGATCCCCTCTCAGGGAGTTTGCAAGAGCAGGAGGTGTTTGAGGAGCTGAAACTCCTGACCCAGGGCTTCACCAGGCTGGGCCCCAGCTATGAGCTGGAGAAGCAGAGTCTGGAGGTAGAAG GTTACTCTCCACTCAAGACAGATGAACCAGAGCCCACAAGATCTG AGCTTCAGTTCTGGGCCATCATCCTCATCTGCCTTTTCACCCTGCTGggcttcatcctcctcctcttgttGTGCTTCCTG GTCCTCTCCTGCCTGAGGAGGAAGTCTCACCTGTACCAGGTGCAGCAGGGCCTCTATGGGTTGTACTTcccccacctgagcacagggaaggtTCACTGA